aacataatatgcATTGCGATATTAAGGGATTGGCTATTTATTACATTGAAAATCATTGTTTAGTATGAATACATCTACACATTCGCTTGCTTTTAACAAATGAGTATATTGAAACTAATATAAGATATATtcaatatcttttaaaattgttttattttataagctACCATAAACTTCAGCACTCTAAAATAACTAATAAtggtttaaaagaaaataataatttacgatATTAATTTACGATGTCAATAAATTTCGACAAATAGTATTTAGCTTTACGGTTTAACAAGAAAAATGGTTTTGTGGTAaatgaaacgaaatatttttacgatattaaatattttacgatCTGTTATCCCTGCGAAATTCTAGTTTATTTCTATTatagtttcttttttgttttattatcaaaatgtatTAAGCCTTATCAAAGCCAATATCGTAAGTCAGGCAGTTTGaatgcattttatttcatacatgtttgtatgtttaaaCTCTCGTATACTTacttgcttacaaaatattaaataattacgTTTTATCTTCTCAACGTCAACGAACAGATTACCGACCGTCGCGAGCTATCAGTCTACGTCCTGAACGAAGCCTGAGCCAGGGTTTCACCTCCCTGGAGCTCGATACCGTAGTGGAGGAACGCAGTGATGTGGAACAAACGCAAACGGAAATACTTAATGCCGAATCACCCATGGAGACGACCTCCTCATACCGAATGTCCTTTTCAAGCTAACAATTAGCGGAAAAACAAAAGCTACAACAGCAATCACAATTACTACAAATTTCCCCAACCACCACAACGCCCACAACACCGCAACTCGTGGAAAAAAttacacacaaacgcacacattcACAAACACGTTTCAAAATACGCAAAACCGAATCGGTGCAGGAGACCCCGTTGGGTGCAACACCAACCAACAAACGTGCCGCCAGCAAAAAACGCTTCTCTATGCGCAAATCACGTTCACTTGACGCGGAAGCATACACGCTGGCCTGCGTACAATCGCCGCTCTGGGCGACATTAACAAATGCCCGTACAATCAATGAAATCCTACAGGACGATTACTAAAAGAGGAGGCAGCGCAGCAAGCGGGtgttgaataaaaaagcaaCCAAACTACacaaatagaattaaaaaatggTGACGAAAGTTTTGCCCGTCTGACGTGAATAAGCAAATTTCCAGATAAGGCCAATAGCCGTAAAAAAGCACGCCCATTTGGATATACACCCCCACCCCTCATCGTAAACCTCTTAAATCGAGAAggaatttacaattaatttggAGAAATGAAAAAAGAACCGCCTCTCCACTGAAAGAGTGTGGGTagtgtaaaaaatatgtaattcagCGAAAATCCGCTCgcctaaagaggcgaaagcagacttattaaaaatttattgttttctgtgttgatattaaataaattgaatattgaatattgaTAAAGTTGCAATGTATTGGTAATAAAATTGAGTAGCATAGTGTAAAAGTAATTTAAGAACAAATGTACTAAAGAATTTACTAACTAAATTTGTACTATATAATTTGCAAAAGTTgatgttaatttaaatttatagtaCATTAATGAACAAGTGGAACATGAAAAATatgagtgaaaaaatttaataaaaacaattttcgcAGCTGAAATCCCAACATAATATTAAACTACGGTGTTTTATTGCAAACAGCTagacattatttaaaaaaggcaGGGATTCGGGTACACGTAGGAAGAATCATCTTTATTTTAACTACAATatgttttttatctttaaataatatttgtgaaaTATCTTAATCATATAAGTAAATGGCTGTAGGATAGAAAAGAAGCAAGCTTGATATTAGATAGTAGAAACTTCTATAAAACAGTACGTATTGCTTTAATTCGAAGAGCATTCCTCCTAGTAGAAGATCACTTAACTAACCTATAAACTGGAAAGAGTCCTAAACACAAGCATATCGTTGTAGATTTCAAAAAACTTCGTACAATTTGCTACTTATAAGCGATCAGTTGAAGAATTTCTAACCAAGCCTCGAGTAACGTAAGAGAAATTtctaatatttagaaaataaagttGGTTTAAGAAATGCAGTCAAACCATATCACTTTCAGACTCTTAAAAATTAGAAAGGTTATCGGCTTCGATGTAAATATATGACCCCAGTAAGCTTTTCAACCGccacttttattacttttatttattttttcattttacaaatGCAGGGTTACACATAGAActacaaattttccaaaaaccaaagcaaagtaatttatataattaaactaAAAGCTTTAAGGAGGTGAGGTAACAAGCTTTTATACACAGAAAAGCTTTGCactttaaaaagcttttaatcGTCCTTGGAGCTTTCATAAAGTTACATGAGCTTTTTGTTTCCTACAGCTCATTAAACTTTTTCCACATAACTTTTTGTAAGTTAATAGCAACTGTACAGAGTAACAAATGCTAAAAATGACAGCTTTTACAGGAGTTTACATTTTTGTATCCCATGATACTATTTTTCATGTTCTCAAACCGCACCAAGCTGTCATTTTTAGCATTTGTCGCTCTGTACAGTTGCTCTGTACTCGTTATAAACATGAGTAACATATAAAGATGTGAGAAGACGCGTGAAACTGCATATATTTTGGAAAAGCGCAGTAGAAAATCGAAAGCCAAACATCTCTTTCAAAGATAGTCAAGATAAAGAGGAaacaatataaaagaaattctaTTTCATACACAATAAGTCCTATTAATTCATCGAGTTTAGAAAGCAGTAAGTTCGGAGTTTTGTGCTGGTAGACTACAAATAGatgagaaaatatataattttacgGTACTCTCAAAAGAAGAGGTAACATAGTACCATTGGCCAatttttataccccgaacaAGATATACAGTTCagaacgaagtttgtaacaaccagaaTGGAAAGTCGAAGACCCtacaaagtacatacatatacatataaattattagcGAGATATGTTGAGTTTGAGTTTAGCCATTTTCATATGTCATTCATCTGTATTTATGCGAAcaagttcctcagtttttgaaatatctttctAAAATCTCACAAAtatccttttctccccaagaagttgATCCATAGTCAGAACCAGCGATATGAGACCACTATAAGATCACAATCAAGTTCTGGTATGGAGAATTTGTATATTTGACTAGACGTCTTCACCAATTTCGGCGTACAATCTCCGAGcatattgtttagatcggaccactatagcacagCCACCATATAAACTTacagatcaaaatcaagataaagacaTTGTTATATGCTTCTGCGTTATTAGAAAGTACCTGTACCCTTTACTATACTTTCACTATACCTTcgctgcagccgaagttaacattttttctttttgggtttttttccaatttttaattaaaaatactttatagatactttaagtaaatatattaatatatttataattatagtcGTTCATTACAACTGATTATTTCACTTAACACCAAATATTGTAAACAGTTTGCTCTGTTACAAATCTTCATACTTTTACCACTTAGCACCCATTAGTTCTCCTTTCGCTTCTTATTATTCTGATTTTCGCTGCTTTCGTCCATGCTAGatttcgaatgcgactttcgtTTATTCGAGCGCCCGCCATTGGAGCCATTAACGCGTCCAACCGTTATTGACTTCTGTGATGTCAACGCGATACCAACTGCTTGGCAGCTATTAGACGAACTTGAGGCTGAACTTGCGGCATCTACAACTTCTAACTGTTCCATTTTGATGGGACGTATTGACATTGCGCTTGGCGCTATCATTAAGAGACTATTGTTACGCTGGGCGTTAGTCATCAACGCATTACCGACGCGTTCACACTTCAACTGAAATTGCTTGACCTGCACTTGACGCAGCGGTGATGCGTTATCACGTGCCGTAGACTCATGATGTCCATTCAACCTATGCCTGTCATTATTGTTTAACTCATTGCTGGCGTGTGATTCGTGACAATTCGacgtttgttgctgttgttgtaattccTCCTGCTGCTTCTGCCATTCCAGGACACCAGTGAGTAGCTTGATATATTTAATAGCCATGCGAAGTATTTCGTTCTTGGAGAGCTTCTTGTCTGGTGGATGTGTGGGCACCAGCTTGCGTAGCTCGGCAAAGGCGCCAGAGACATTCTGTTGACGCCAACGTTCGCGTGTGTTGGTGAAGACCTTACGTACCGGACCGCCGCTTATGGTTGGACCATTCTTCAAAATATTGCTGTTATTCGTTGGAGAATTGGTTTGACGCGGCGGCTGGAGTATATTCATGTTGCGTGGCGAAGTAGAGTGCGAGCGCGAGGCTAAATGAAGATTTGACGAACAGTTTACTACTTGGCACAATATTTGGCTTGTaagtcaacaattttttttgacaccgTAGCATTCTTAAAAACTTTACTATAAACTCACCATCCCCCTGACTACCATTTGAAAGCACACAATTGCGAAATTCTTCGTCATCCTCCTCAGTGTCGTTGAGTGAAAAATCGGAGAGATCACCgtcggatatggactcagtttTGGGATGTAGATAAGCTGCTTGTGCCGCTGGTAAACGCACCAATGCTGGTGGATTGCCATTTGTGGCGCTGATACGCAAGCTATTAGGCAAGACTGCTGGCCTCAGATCTCCAGCGGCATTACCAGCGCCCGTCTTGGGCGAAGTTGATCTTGATCCTGTAGCTCTGGGCGAAGCATTTTCCATCTTGCAGCTTCTTAGACTGTTACTTATATCACTTTTATTGGAAGCTGTGGGAACATGTTCCTCTGTCTCTCCCGCAGCTACCCAAACCATtgcaaataatgtaaaaataaaacactgTTTAACACTTGAGCTGAGTGCTGTGGACCTTACAGCTTCAGTAATAAAATCGAAATGTCATGCAGACACTTTTGTGTGTATTTTGGAAAGATATTTTCGGATGTTTGCCACTGCCACTATCAGTGCCGCAGCATGTGGTGTTAAACCAACCACAGCCTTCTTTATGGGCGGCGCTTGCATGCATATAGCTAGCAAAATGGCAGCGCAAAACAGAAACTACCCTTAAAATGcgtatattgttgttgttgcttagaAATGCACAAGAGGAGTGT
The DNA window shown above is from Bactrocera tryoni isolate S06 chromosome 4, CSIRO_BtryS06_freeze2, whole genome shotgun sequence and carries:
- the LOC120774112 gene encoding uncharacterized protein LOC120774112 translates to MVWVAAGETEEHVPTASNKSDISNSLRSCKMENASPRATGSRSTSPKTGAGNAAGDLRPAVLPNSLRISATNGNPPALVRLPAAQAAYLHPKTESISDGDLSDFSLNDTEEDDEEFRNCVLSNGSQGDASRSHSTSPRNMNILQPPRQTNSPTNNSNILKNGPTISGGPVRKVFTNTRERWRQQNVSGAFAELRKLVPTHPPDKKLSKNEILRMAIKYIKLLTGVLEWQKQQEELQQQQQTSNCHESHASNELNNNDRHRLNGHHESTARDNASPLRQVQVKQFQLKCERVGNALMTNAQRNNSLLMIAPSAMSIRPIKMEQLEVVDAASSASSSSNSCQAVGIALTSQKSITVGRVNGSNGGRSNKRKSHSKSSMDESSENQNNKKRKEN
- the LOC120774688 gene encoding uncharacterized protein LOC120774688; translated protein: QLAEKQKLQQQSQLLQISPTTTTPTTPQLVEKITHKRTHSQTRFKIRKTESVQETPLGATPTNKRAASKKRFSMRKSRSLDAEAYTLACVQSPLWATLTNARTINEILQDDY